The following proteins are co-located in the Pyricularia oryzae 70-15 chromosome 1, whole genome shotgun sequence genome:
- a CDS encoding ankyrin repeat and protein kinase domain-containing protein 1, giving the protein MDPATSIASSAPDQRQIRLIAAAAQLNEPRIRDILSEDPNWSSATDRDALRQSLQKVAARGKLDLVRLLISHGADPDAKPGRDNEIPAIFKAAEGGHATIIAELIAHGADPDWKHPRTGQTALFAAACRSHVAAIGALVDGGASIDTRDKDGRTPLLYIASDKKAGKCSAETLKLLVDRGADLEVRDAISRTPLVWAATTGNLKLLDILTSGSLGRRADMTATNNRGRTALHLAAEQNHPEMVRLLLERGADPSAVSDGGWTALHNAAQGGHTDVIGLLLQARGVDVNAELNNGMTPLHWAAFNGHEAAVVILLEHKDTKVDIKDGFYRTPLLCAAEKRHGNIVQLLSPARAASRLSDAARRACESFQATVVDFGDFRDGKKQLVFKPSVFELLYGWNHENDKPTIPTSTKNIKYEPSFRWIHLPANNLAWVETLVSKSFIENGHRDIEAFKSLERCFDQEHCGPFAHANFMRPFAARIPAIQNHGYLDREEKTLVALSEDTSQVSTMVDSPRPDKGHFSPTKPTRSDTGSTKPIPRSDTGSTTARSDGKKSKGEQFVERHGHAKKRARGPPGNAPGSKARHSSLTLPLPWENSRLAAPSGRMILFMPFLHYETNERRKKMTAAIKLAESGAPLSSNPCCDELLIHGYINNNPPLHPRRTLDQFFYHGIDTALRDEDQVVYRYCKLHRQEVKVFMVDQLWLWVLSRDLVITCFPQRWNQPKQDPLNMLDGIIEETNAKTRPPVQTVYDLAMLITNRCAGLFDRHRLESQEFQFLDIFESSVGRVTNRESELFVRFNRASELSGRLRKQLAGRAPRPDKDRDPADELLDIGSETELLAEIKDIRDELNILHTVLNGQMIVLDEFERHITDEVRASTAADPSARRTTDMFVADCKRRSRDQRRLLETHLEDIVRINRQSESIYHSLTNLLDLKQKHSNALEARFARDQAVIAARQGQTVMVFTLVTIVFLPMSFIAAFFAINFREWQDADGQPGLSIGFASKYMFGIGLGISIPLIILAFTVTEVVDSVLGFVSGLAQKPKSKPDEDPQPVRRLSTSRHQQSINLDMNGATRRKPGYAGLSPPPSAAGSPISPMMPGPYDAHRLSPLAGTVFRPRSGSGISWAPRSSFDRRKGDGDLERGGYRC; this is encoded by the exons ATGGACCCCGCGACCAGTATAGCCAGCAGCGCACCAGATCAACGTCAAATTCGATTGATAGCAGCGGCTGCCCAGCTGAACGAACCTCGAATTCGCGACATCCTCTCGGAGGATCCCAATTGGAGCTCGGCTACCGACCGCGATGCTCTCCGACAATCCCTGCAAAAGGTTGCGGCTCGCGGCAAACTCGACCTCGTGCGACTCCTGATCTCTCACGGTGCGGATCCTGACGCGAAACCCGGACGCGACAACGAGATTCCTGCGATATTCAAAGCAGCCGAGGGCGGACATGCGACAATAATTGCCGAGCTGATTGCACATGGCGCCGACCCAGACTGGAAACATCCAAGGACGGGGCAAACGGCGCTTTTTGCGGCGGCATGTCGGAGCCATGTTGCGGCCATAGGAGCGCTGGTGGATGGTGGCGCGTCGATTGACACAAGAGACAAGGACGGGCGCACACCACTGCTATACATTGCTTCGGACAAGAAGGCTGGGAAATGCTCGGCAGAGACTCTCAAGCTGTTGGTGGACCGCGGTGCCGACCTGGAGGTTAGGGATGCTATCAGTCGCACGCCGTTGGTTTGGGCTGCTACAACCGGTAACCTGAAACTTCTGGACATCTTGACGAGCGGAAGTCTGGGTCGAAGGGCGGACATGACGGCGACCAACAACCGCGGGAGGACGGCGTTACACTTGGCGGCCGAGCAGAACCACCCAGAGATGGTCAGgttgctgctggagcggggAGCAGACCCAAGCGCAGTCAGCGACGGCGGCTGGACAGCACTGCATAATGCGGCCCAGGGCGGACACACAGACGTCATCGGGCTGCTGTTGCAAGCACGAGGGGTGGATGTCAACGCAGAGCTAAACAACGGCATGACACCACTGCACTGGGCGGCTTTCAATGGCCACGAGGCGGCCGTAGTCATACTGCTCGAGCATAAGGATACCAAGGTGGACATCAAAGATGGTTTCTATCGGACTCCCCTGTTGTGCGCTGCCGAGAAGAGACATGGGAACATCGTTCAGCTGCTTTCACCTGCGCGCGCAGCGTCCCGGCTGTCCGACGCGGCGCGGCGTGCATGTGAGAGCTTCCAGGCTACTGTCGTCGACTTTGGAGACTTTCGAGACGGCAAAAAGCAACTGGTGTTCAAGCCATCCGTTTTTGAGTTGCTCTACGGGTGGAACCACGAAAACGACAAGCCGACGATCCCAACCTCAACCAAGAACATCAAGTATGAACCTTCTTTCCGATGGATCCACCTCCCTGCCAACAATCTCGCCTGGGTGGAGACCCTGGTGTCCAAGTCATTCATCGAGAACGGACACCGCGACATTGAGGCTTTCAAGTCGCTGGAGAGGTGCTTTGACCAGGAGCACTGCGGCCCGTTTGCGCATGCCAACTTCATGAGACCTTTTGCAGCCCGCATCCCAGCTATACAGAACCATGGGTATCTCGACCGTGAGGAAAAGACGTTGGTGGCACTGTCGGAAGATACTTCACAGGTCAGCACCATGGTGGATTCGCCCAGGCCAGACAAGGGGCacttttcacccacaaaaCCGACAAGATCAGACACTGGCAGTACAAAGCCTATCCCAAGATCGGATACGGGCAGCACAACGGCCAGGTCTGACGGTAAGAAGAGTAAAGGCGAGCAGTTTGTAGAAAGACATGGCCATGCAAAGAAGAGGGCACGTGGGCCTCCCGGGAATGCCCCTGGATCCAAGGCTCGCCACAGTAGTTTGACATTGCCGCTTCCTTGGGAGAACTCTCGATTGGCTGCACCGAGTGGACGGATGATTTTGTTT ATGCCATTTCTCCACTATGAAACCAATGAAAGACGCAAGAAAATGACTGCAGCCATCAAACTCGCCGAGTCTGGCGCACCCCTTTCCTCAAATCCCTGTTGCGACGAGCTCCTTATCCACGGCTACATCAACAACAATCCGCCTTTGCATCCACGACGTACCCTCGACCAGTTCTTCTATCACGGCATCGACACAGCCCTTCGCGACGAGGACCAGGTTGTATACAGATACTGCAAACTGCACCGCCAAGAAGTCAAGGTCTTTATGGTCGACCAGCTCTGGCTATGGGTGCTGAGCAGAGATCTAGTCATCACATGCTTTCCTCAACGGTGGAACCAACCGAAGCAGGATCCATTGAACATGCTTGACGGCATCATAGAGGAGACAAACGCCAAGACACGACCTCCTGTACAGACAGTGTACGACCTTGCCATGCTCATCACCAACCGATGTGCCGGACTGTTTGACCGTCATAGGCTGGAAAGTCAAGAGTTTCAGTTCTTGGACATTTTCGAGAGTTCCGTCGGCAGGGTGACCAACCGAGAGAGTGAGCTATTTGTCCGCTTCAATCGTGCTTCGGAACTGTCTGGAAGGTTGAGGAAGCAGTTGGCGGGGCGTGCTCCCAGACCCGACAAGGACCGAGACCCggctgacgagctgctgGACATTGGCAGCGAGACGGAGCTACTGGCTGAGATCAAGGACATAAGGGACGAGCTGAACATTCTCCACACGGTACTCAATGGTCAGATGATTGTGCTGGACGAGTTCGAACGACACATCACCGACGAGGTGCGGGCGTCGACAGCGGCGGATCCGTCAGCCAGGAGGACGACCGACATGTTTGTGGCTGATTGCAAAAGACGGTCCCGGGATCAGAGGCGGCTACTAGAGACCCATCTCGAAGACATTGTCCGGATCAACAGACAATCCGAAAGCATCTACCACTCCCTCACCAACCTCCTCGACCTCAAGCAGAAGCATAGCAACGCCTTGGAGGCAAGGTTTGCTAGAGACCAAGCCGTAATAGCAGCACGACAAGGTCAGACCGTCATGGTCTTTACTCTGGTGACCATCGTCTTTCTACCCATGAGTTTCATCGCCGCCTTCTTTGCCATCAACTTTCGGGAGTGGCAGGATGCGGATGGACAACCTGGTCTCAGCATTGGCTTTGCTAGCAAGTACATGTTTGGCATCGGGCTGGGGATATCGATCCCTCTGATCATCTTGGCTTTCACCGTCACAGAAGTTGTGGATTCAGTACTGGGGTTTGTAAGTGGTTTGGCTCAAAAACCAAAGAGCAAACCCGACGAGGACCCACAGCCCGTCAGGCGCTTGTCTACTTCTCGGCATCAACAGTCTATCAACCTCGACATGAACGGTGCCACGCGAAGGAAGCCTGGCTACGCAGGTCTCTCCCCTCCTCCCTCAGCAGCCGGCAGCCCAATATCACCCATGATGCCGGGGCCCTATGATGCACACCGACTCT